The genomic region ATCTCCGTCTCCACATGGGTGAGGGCACCGACCAGAACCTTCAAGGTCGCGGTGGCATCGGCGGGCAATCCGCTTTCCAGGTCCTCCACGATGGAGATCAGCCGCGCGGTGTTGGCTGCGCCTTGCGGCACGGTCTGCCCGAACTCGCCCATATGGCTGCGCAGCGCGTTGATCATCTGCGTGCGCTGCCGGATCAGCAGCTCGCGGATCCGGAAGACCATCGCAGCCCCCTGTGTCTCTTCACTCTTCACAGGCACGAACCGCATCGTGGGACGCTGGGCAGCCTCGCAGATCGCCTCGGCATCGGCTGCGTCGTTCTTCTGCCGCTTGACGAACGGCTTGACATAGGCGGGCGGGATCAACCGCACCTCATGCCCGAGCTTCCCGATCTCGCGGCCCCAGAAGTGGGCGCCCCCACATGCTTCCATGGCAACGACGCAGGGTCGCAGCTGACTGAAGAAGGCCAGAACCTGATCCCGTCTCAGCTTCTTGCGCAGAACTACCCGCCCCGAAACATCAGCGCCATGCGCCTGAAACACATTCTTCGCAAGGTCGAGCCCGACCGTGGTAATCTCAAACATGACCGTCCTCCTATGTGGATCCTCGCAGACCCACCTTGGCACATCGATGCCGTCGGGGGGCGGTCACATCATCAGAGCCAGCGAACGCCCTTCTGACCGTCGCGCAGATCGCAGGCGGGATCGTTTCGGGCAGTCTCGCGCTGATCGCGGATGAGCTGCACAACTTCTCGGATATGGCGTCGCTGGTGATCGCTTTCGCAGCGCGCAAGATCGCGCGGAGGCCTGCGGACGAGCGGATGACCTTCGGATACGGCCGGATCGAGATTGTCGCGGCACTGATCAACTACACGACACTCATCCTCGTCGGCGTTTATCTGATCTACGAGGGCGGTATGCGCATTATCGATCCGCCCGAGATTCAGGGTTGGACCGTCGTGATCCTCGGCGGCGTGGCGCTCGTGGTCGACGCTCTGACTGCGGCGCTCACCTGGTCCATGCAGAAGGGCAGCGTGAACATCTGCGCGCTCTTCCTGCACAACCTCTCGGATGCGCTAGCCTCGGTCGCCGTGATCGTCGGCGGCACGCTGATCATTCTCTACGACCTGCGCTGGGTCGATCCCGCAACCACCATCGGAATCGCGCTGTACATACTGTATCTCGCACTGACCGAGATCGGCGGCCCGATCCGGACACTGATGCTGGGCAGCCCGCCGGATATCGACAACTCGGCCGTGATCGCCGCGATGCGGGACGTGGACGGCGTTACGGATGTCCACCGCGTGCACCTATGGCAGATGCAGGAACACGAGGCGGCGCTCGACTGCCACGTGGTCGTCGCCGAAGATGGATGGACGAGAATTGAGGCCATCAAGGGCAAGATCAAAGCACGACTGAGCGAACGCTTCGGCATCGCTCATTCCAGCCTCGAATTCGAGAATGAAAGGAACGCCCACACCAACGCCAACCTCTACGGTCACGGTAGTAATGGCCATGAATGATCAGGAGGACGAATTGACGGAAGAACGATATTATCTTGCACCTTCATACACTTAAGCGCAGGGCAGGCAGTGTCAGCTTGGTGGAGAGGGTTCGC from Rhodobacterales bacterium HKCCA1288 harbors:
- a CDS encoding IS110 family transposase, with the protein product MFEITTVGLDLAKNVFQAHGADVSGRVVLRKKLRRDQVLAFFSQLRPCVVAMEACGGAHFWGREIGKLGHEVRLIPPAYVKPFVKRQKNDAADAEAICEAAQRPTMRFVPVKSEETQGAAMVFRIRELLIRQRTQMINALRSHMGEFGQTVPQGAANTARLISIVEDLESGLPADATATLKVLVGALTHVETEISKLDAEIARRAKENEIARRLMTVPGIGPLIATAIAVLAPPPETFRKARDFAAWLGLTPRQHSTGGKQRLGATTKMGERSLRRLLIIGANSVIIERHVHAAAQPGTWLGEMLKRKPPILVRVALANKMARIVWALMAKGGVYRSPAAAA
- a CDS encoding cation transporter, coding for MAHRCRRGAVTSSEPANALLTVAQIAGGIVSGSLALIADELHNFSDMASLVIAFAARKIARRPADERMTFGYGRIEIVAALINYTTLILVGVYLIYEGGMRIIDPPEIQGWTVVILGGVALVVDALTAALTWSMQKGSVNICALFLHNLSDALASVAVIVGGTLIILYDLRWVDPATTIGIALYILYLALTEIGGPIRTLMLGSPPDIDNSAVIAAMRDVDGVTDVHRVHLWQMQEHEAALDCHVVVAEDGWTRIEAIKGKIKARLSERFGIAHSSLEFENERNAHTNANLYGHGSNGHE